In bacterium, a genomic segment contains:
- a CDS encoding excinuclease ABC subunit UvrC: MNSKNDLLVLVNKLPDKPGVYFFKSKGSIIYIGKAVSLKKRVRSYFTSSLKPPHILRMVEQIDGIEFTITDSEESALILERDLVKKTLPKYNIELKDDKAYPYLKLTVKEEFPRLILVRRKEDDGSKYYGPYTQAKDLKKFLGLINRLFPLRVCRLACRRQGTDKKPCLNYFIRRCLGPCRGNINRSIYKQLVNSLDKILKGKYKKIFKDLKDKMNNASKEEKFEDAAYYRDYLFSLKGLIEKQKALSSGEPGRPDFVKIDGGIKNNINEKLTRCLNLPKTVRIIEAFDISNISGEKPCGSLVYFKDGIAVPREYRRFRIKTIEGIDDPGMLAEIIRRRYKRQLDEKAGLPDMIIVDGGITQVNSAYSVLKKLGIKDIPVFGLAKKDEVLYKPFKNVPLRLPFDSEELNYLRRIRDEAHRFAIKYHRLRRKKDFLPDK, from the coding sequence ATGAACAGCAAAAATGATTTATTAGTTTTAGTTAATAAACTCCCGGACAAGCCGGGAGTTTATTTTTTTAAGAGCAAAGGCAGTATAATTTATATAGGTAAAGCAGTTTCATTAAAAAAGAGAGTCCGCAGTTATTTTACATCTTCGTTGAAACCGCCTCATATTTTACGCATGGTGGAACAAATTGACGGCATTGAATTTACCATTACAGATTCAGAAGAATCCGCGTTAATTCTAGAGAGAGATTTAGTAAAAAAAACCCTACCGAAATACAATATTGAATTAAAAGACGATAAAGCATACCCCTATTTAAAACTGACAGTTAAAGAAGAATTCCCCCGCCTTATTCTTGTCAGGAGAAAAGAAGATGACGGCTCGAAATATTACGGGCCGTATACCCAGGCAAAAGACCTGAAAAAATTTCTGGGACTTATTAACCGTCTTTTTCCTTTAAGGGTTTGCAGGCTTGCCTGCCGCAGGCAGGGAACGGATAAAAAACCGTGCCTTAATTATTTTATACGGCGTTGTTTGGGGCCGTGCAGGGGAAATATAAACAGAAGTATTTATAAGCAATTAGTAAATAGTCTTGATAAAATACTTAAAGGTAAATATAAAAAAATATTCAAGGATTTAAAAGATAAAATGAACAACGCCTCGAAAGAAGAAAAATTTGAAGATGCGGCGTATTACAGGGATTATTTATTTTCGCTAAAGGGTTTAATCGAAAAACAGAAGGCCTTATCGTCCGGAGAACCGGGTAGGCCGGATTTTGTAAAAATTGACGGCGGGATAAAAAACAATATAAATGAAAAGCTGACAAGGTGTTTAAATTTGCCGAAAACCGTGAGGATTATTGAGGCTTTTGATATTTCAAATATTTCGGGAGAAAAACCTTGCGGGAGCCTGGTATATTTCAAAGATGGGATAGCGGTCCCGCGGGAATACAGGAGATTTAGAATAAAAACAATAGAGGGTATTGACGATCCCGGGATGCTGGCGGAGATAATCCGGAGAAGATATAAAAGGCAATTGGATGAGAAAGCGGGGCTGCCGGATATGATTATTGTTGACGGCGGTATAACACAGGTAAATTCGGCATATTCAGTTCTTAAAAAACTGGGGATTAAGGATATTCCTGTGTTTGGGCTTGCAAAAAAAGATGAAGTGTTATACAAGCCTTTTAAAAATGTCCCGTTAAGGCTTCCTTTTGATTCGGAGGAGTTGAATTATCTGAGAAGAATACGTGACGAAGCGCACCGTTTCGCGATAAAATATCACAGGCTCAGGAGGAAAAAAGATTTTTTGCCGGATAAATAA
- the polX gene encoding DNA polymerase/3'-5' exonuclease PolX: protein MKNHEIAVIFEHIADILELKGENRFRINAYRKASRILHDLTENIEDVDREGRLKEISGIGAGMTEKIEEYLKDGKIERYEELKKEIPNGLVTLLSVSGLGPKGVAKLNKELGIKNIDDLKKAIQNGKLRELEGFGEKKEENISRGVEIFESSKGWIPLGMAFPVAENILEHLFLIKEVKKAVPAGSLRRMKETIGDIDILVTGKNGHKIIEHFKKYPGVKEVLASGETRGSIRVEEGLQVDLRFVPEESFGSALQYFTGSKNHNIKLREMAKKMGLKINEYGVFRGEERLGGKSEEEIYKLLNLPVMPPEVREDRGEIELATKGKTPDIIENKHIRGDFHVHSRDSDGNNSLREIAAAGKKMGYEYIAVTDHSQSLHVAHGLTPERLEKQIEEIEAVNKENEGITLLKGCEVDIKNDGALDFPDNLLEKLDIVVVSIHSGFTQDEDKLTGRVLDAMDNPFVRIFSHPTGRLIGERDAYKINLEKVIKKARERNIALEINAYYKRLDLNDINSRRAKEIGAKLVIGTDAHHTDQLWMMKFGVSVARRGWLEKKDILNTFSLEKLGKWLKSKKVKF, encoded by the coding sequence ATGAAAAATCACGAGATAGCCGTTATTTTTGAACATATTGCCGATATTCTCGAATTAAAAGGCGAGAACAGGTTCAGGATAAACGCTTATAGGAAAGCGTCACGGATACTCCATGACCTTACTGAGAATATAGAAGATGTTGACAGGGAGGGCAGGCTGAAAGAAATCAGCGGGATTGGAGCGGGTATGACCGAAAAAATTGAGGAATATCTAAAGGACGGCAAAATTGAAAGATATGAGGAATTAAAAAAAGAAATACCCAACGGCCTTGTAACGTTATTGTCTGTTTCCGGGTTAGGACCGAAAGGTGTTGCAAAGTTAAACAAAGAACTTGGAATAAAAAATATTGATGATTTAAAGAAAGCCATTCAAAATGGAAAATTACGCGAATTGGAAGGGTTTGGAGAAAAGAAAGAAGAAAATATTTCCAGGGGAGTGGAAATATTTGAAAGCAGCAAAGGGTGGATTCCCCTTGGTATGGCTTTTCCTGTAGCTGAAAATATACTGGAGCACCTGTTTTTAATTAAAGAGGTGAAAAAGGCGGTCCCGGCGGGCAGCCTGCGGAGGATGAAAGAAACAATAGGTGATATTGATATTTTAGTTACCGGCAAAAACGGCCATAAGATAATTGAACATTTTAAAAAGTATCCCGGGGTAAAGGAAGTTTTGGCATCAGGTGAAACCAGGGGAAGCATTCGCGTGGAAGAGGGGCTCCAGGTGGATTTGCGGTTTGTGCCTGAAGAAAGTTTCGGCTCGGCCCTCCAGTATTTCACTGGCTCAAAAAATCACAATATCAAACTCCGTGAAATGGCGAAAAAAATGGGGCTTAAAATTAACGAATACGGTGTGTTCCGCGGGGAAGAAAGGCTCGGAGGTAAAAGCGAAGAAGAGATTTATAAATTATTGAACCTTCCTGTAATGCCGCCTGAAGTACGCGAAGACCGGGGTGAAATAGAACTTGCCACAAAGGGAAAAACGCCGGATATAATTGAAAATAAGCATATACGGGGCGATTTCCATGTGCATTCCAGGGACAGTGACGGCAATAATTCACTCAGGGAAATTGCCGCGGCCGGCAAAAAAATGGGTTATGAATATATCGCGGTTACGGACCATTCGCAATCGCTCCATGTGGCGCACGGTTTGACTCCCGAAAGATTGGAAAAACAAATAGAGGAAATAGAAGCGGTAAATAAAGAAAATGAGGGAATCACGCTTCTTAAGGGGTGTGAGGTGGACATAAAAAACGACGGCGCGCTGGATTTCCCGGATAATTTGCTGGAAAAGCTCGATATCGTTGTTGTCTCGATCCATTCAGGGTTCACGCAGGATGAGGATAAACTGACCGGGCGGGTGCTTGACGCGATGGATAACCCGTTTGTCAGGATTTTTTCCCATCCCACAGGGAGGCTGATAGGCGAGCGCGACGCGTATAAAATCAATTTGGAAAAGGTCATAAAAAAAGCCAGGGAAAGAAATATAGCCCTTGAAATTAACGCGTATTATAAAAGGCTCGACCTGAACGACATAAATTCCAGGCGGGCGAAAGAAATCGGCGCGAAGCTCGTCATCGGCACGGACGCGCACCATACAGACCAGTTATGGATGATGAAATTCGGCGTAAGCGTCGCGCGAAGGGGATGGCTTGAAAAAAAAGATATATTGAACACATTCAGCCTGGAAAAATTGGGAAAGTGGCTTAAAAGCAAAAAGGTTAAATTCTAA
- a CDS encoding HU family DNA-binding protein translates to MNKIDFVEIIAERVNLNKQEAGQVFESILSAMRQALKEGKRIEIRGLGTFGVRTRRPRMGRNPRTGEKVSVPSKKVPFFKPGKEFKIIEIIDEQQK, encoded by the coding sequence ATGAATAAGATTGACTTTGTGGAAATAATTGCAGAAAGGGTTAATCTTAATAAGCAGGAAGCCGGACAGGTTTTTGAAAGTATTTTAAGCGCTATGCGCCAGGCATTAAAAGAGGGCAAACGGATTGAAATCAGGGGGTTGGGGACATTTGGTGTCCGCACCCGCCGTCCAAGAATGGGGCGTAATCCGAGAACGGGGGAAAAAGTATCTGTTCCTTCCAAGAAGGTCCCGTTTTTTAAACCGGGAAAGGAATTTAAGATAATAGAAATAATTGATGAACAGCAAAAATGA
- the holA gene encoding DNA polymerase III subunit delta — protein sequence MKIDYQILFRKLKKGEIGPLYFFAGGEDFLIETALKLIKEKLVEKGEEELNYDVLYGYETGINEILEKAETTGFFDKKRLVIVRDVNSLKEKDKKVLISYLENPSPSSCLVLIDEKIDSKNKLQAVFLSLKDAVICHFWPLFSNQVPYWIQENVKQKGKSISFECACVLQELAGNYLRILEREIEKLIIYTGDRKNIEEKDAWQIISFGDIENIFKLADAIGENRLDKALKILNQLKNKSDDFIAVIGLLARHFRIIWKVKEMNEEGISPLEISKMIKINPSFVKNYLQEIKNFSRDELKNIFKRILKADYEIKSGILKPETAFESLIISFRK from the coding sequence ATGAAGATAGATTATCAGATTCTTTTTAGAAAATTAAAAAAGGGGGAAATCGGCCCCCTCTATTTTTTTGCGGGAGGCGAGGATTTCCTGATTGAAACAGCGTTAAAATTAATTAAGGAAAAGCTGGTGGAAAAGGGAGAGGAAGAACTTAATTATGATGTGCTGTATGGTTATGAAACCGGCATTAATGAAATTCTGGAAAAAGCTGAAACAACCGGTTTTTTTGACAAAAAAAGATTGGTTATTGTCCGGGATGTAAATTCTTTAAAAGAAAAAGATAAAAAGGTCCTCATTTCTTATTTAGAAAATCCATCCCCGTCAAGCTGTCTTGTCCTTATTGATGAAAAGATAGATTCAAAAAATAAATTACAGGCGGTATTTTTATCATTAAAGGACGCGGTTATCTGCCATTTTTGGCCGTTATTCTCAAATCAGGTCCCTTACTGGATACAGGAAAATGTAAAACAGAAAGGGAAATCAATTTCTTTTGAATGTGCATGCGTTTTACAGGAATTGGCGGGAAATTACCTGAGAATTCTGGAGCGTGAAATTGAAAAACTGATTATTTACACGGGGGACAGAAAAAACATAGAGGAAAAAGATGCCTGGCAGATTATAAGTTTTGGGGACATCGAAAATATATTTAAATTAGCCGATGCCATAGGAGAAAACAGGCTTGACAAGGCGTTAAAAATACTCAATCAATTAAAGAACAAAAGCGATGATTTTATTGCTGTTATTGGTTTGCTGGCACGCCATTTTCGTATTATATGGAAAGTTAAAGAGATGAATGAGGAAGGTATAAGCCCGCTGGAAATATCCAAGATGATTAAGATAAACCCTTCATTTGTAAAAAATTATCTCCAGGAAATAAAGAATTTTTCGCGGGACGAATTAAAAAACATTTTTAAAAGAATACTGAAGGCTGATTATGAAATAAAAAGCGGTATCTTAAAACCTGAAACAGCTTTTGAGTCGCTGATAATTTCATTTAGGAAATGA
- the rpsT gene encoding 30S ribosomal protein S20 produces MPIHQASIKQIRKDKKRNLQNKQAKSALRTAIKKIYTAKTFEEKQSSYKEAEKLLDKTSQKNIIHWKNVARKKSRLAVYLNKNKTEAKT; encoded by the coding sequence ATGCCAATACATCAAGCATCAATAAAACAAATACGCAAAGATAAAAAAAGAAATTTGCAAAACAAGCAAGCAAAATCGGCCTTAAGGACCGCTATCAAAAAAATCTACACAGCAAAAACCTTCGAAGAAAAACAAAGTTCTTATAAAGAAGCAGAAAAACTTTTAGATAAAACCTCGCAAAAAAACATCATCCACTGGAAAAATGTCGCCCGTAAAAAATCACGCCTGGCGGTTTATCTGAACAAAAATAAAACAGAGGCAAAAACTTAA
- the lptE gene encoding LPS assembly lipoprotein LptE produces MGSKSKILFILILFTITSCAYTAKSILPDNIQNVSISVFRNDTYEYGLEERLTDKVIQEFISHGRLKVTNIDDADALIKGKILAYNLLTIKTDEYNNPVEKNLSIFIEVTFWEKDGKEPLWVEKGIRENITYFTTLRDGQITMTEEEAKQKVLAKLAKSVVRRVIIGWY; encoded by the coding sequence ATGGGTTCAAAATCAAAAATATTGTTTATTTTAATTTTATTTACAATAACAAGCTGTGCCTATACTGCCAAATCTATACTTCCTGACAATATCCAGAATGTATCGATTTCCGTGTTCAGGAACGATACATATGAATACGGACTGGAAGAGAGGCTGACAGATAAAGTTATTCAAGAGTTTATTTCACACGGCAGGCTTAAGGTCACAAATATAGATGACGCTGACGCGTTAATAAAAGGGAAAATATTAGCTTATAATCTTTTGACAATAAAAACTGACGAATATAATAATCCTGTTGAAAAAAATTTGTCTATTTTTATTGAGGTTACATTCTGGGAAAAGGACGGTAAAGAACCTCTCTGGGTTGAAAAAGGGATAAGAGAGAATATTACCTATTTTACAACTTTAAGGGACGGGCAAATCACCATGACTGAGGAGGAGGCTAAACAAAAGGTGCTGGCAAAATTAGCAAAGTCTGTTGTTAGACGGGTGATTATAGGATGGTACTAA